The proteins below come from a single Argentina anserina chromosome 1, drPotAnse1.1, whole genome shotgun sequence genomic window:
- the LOC126803298 gene encoding uncharacterized protein LOC126803298, whose product MSGSGTYFPLEERDDASKKRRVVSPHLTKAFKIEERQQCDAEVARLFYTSGLPFNVARNPYYQGSYLRASHIPGYTPPRYNALRTTLLDDERRHIERVLQPVKKTWKETGVSLCSDGWTDDQWRPLINMMAASTNGDIMLKAINCEGQYKDKHEISRLLLESINEICAEHVVQVVTDNAPVCAAAGAIVETTHPHIFWTPCVVHTLNLVLKDILKAKSHDPGESVEKELGWLTESVVNDVWFVKNFIMNHGMHLSMYNDHCALKLLTIAETRFASHFVMLKRFKEVKSGLQAMVISLRWDMYKEDDVNKAKAVKKMLIEERLWDQIDFIVAFMGPIYEMIRMTDLDRPCLHLVYEWWDVMIEKVRNAIYKPEFASVLAEKDVEVDRFYDVVYSILIHRWTRSSTSLYCLAH is encoded by the coding sequence ATGTCAGGAAGTGGAACTTACTTTCCCTTGGAGGAGAGGGATGATGCAAGCAAAAAGAGAAGGGTGGTGAGTCCGCATCTTACTAAAGCTTTCAAGATTGAAGAGAGGCAACAATGTGATGCCGAAGTTGCAAGATTGTTTTACACTAGTGGATTACCGTTCAATGTTGCAAGAAATCCTTATTACCAAGGCTCTTACCTTCGTGCTTCACACATTCCAGGTTATACTCCCCCGAGGTACAATGCATTGAGGACCACTCTTCTTGATGATGAGAGGCGCCACATTGAACGGGTGCTTCAACCTGTTAAGAAGACGTGGAAGGAGACCGGTGTGAGCTTGTGTTCCGATGGGTGGACCGATGATCAATGGAGGCCATTGATCAATATGATGGCTGCTTCCACCAATGGGGATATTATGTTAAAGGCAATAAATTGTGAAGGCCAATATAAAGACAAGCATGAAATTAGTAGATTGCTTTTGGAATCCATCAATGAGATATGTGCCGAACATGTGGTTCAAGTGGTGACTGATAATGCCCCTGTGTGCGCTGCTGCCGGTGCAATAGTTGAGACTACACATCCACATATATTTTggacaccgtgtgtggttcaTACTCTCAATCTTGTTTTGAAGGATATATTGAAGGCAAAGTCACATGACCCGGGTGAGAGTGTAGAGAAAGAGTTGGGGTGGCTTACTGAAAGTGTTGTCAATGATGTGTGGTTTGTCAAGAACTTTATCATGAACCATGGCATGCATTTGTCTATGTATAATGATCATTGTGCCTTGAAGTTGCTCACTATTGCGGAGACAAGATTTGCCTCTCATTTTGTGATGCTTAAAAGGTTTAAAGAGGTGAAGAGTGGCTTGCAAGCTATGGTTATTAGTCTAAGATGGGACATGTATAAGGAAGACGATGTCAATAAGGCAAAAGCGGTGAAGAAGATGCTTATTGAAGAAAGGCTATGGGACCAAATTGATTTCATAGTTGCATTCATGGGTCCTATATATGAGATGATAAGGATGACGGATTTGGATAGACCTTGTCTTCACTTGGTTTATGAGTGGTGGGATGTGATGATTGAGAAAGTGAGGAATGCAATTTATAAGCCGGAATTTGCAAGTGTCTTAGCGGAGAAGGATGTAGAGGTAGATCGATTCTATGATGTGGTGTACTCCATCTTAATACATAGGTGGACTAGGAGTTCTACCTCTCTTTATTGCTTAGCacactga